In Lysinibacillus sp. FSL M8-0337, the following proteins share a genomic window:
- a CDS encoding dihydrolipoamide acetyltransferase family protein encodes MAFEFRLPDIGEGIHEGEIVKWFVKAGDTVKEDDILCEVQNDKAVVEIPSPVEGKVEEILVGEGTVAVVGDVLIRLDAPGYEDLKLKGDDHAEAKTEAQVQSTAEAGQDVAKAPAKEEAPKAPATAEVAVKQETVDSTKRIIAMPSVRKFARDNDVNIHEVSGTGKNGRILKEDIENFLNGGGAVQAAEAPVANEEAVAQQETAQVAPVVLEGDFPETREKMSGIRKAIAKAMVHSKQTAPHVTLMDEVDVTALVAHRKKFKDIAAEKGVKLTYLPYVVKALISTLREFPEFNRSLDDATQEIIQKHYYNIGIAADTEKGLLVPVIKHADRKSVFAVSNEINDLATKARDGKLAPHEMKGASMSITNIGSAGGQWFTPVINHPEVAILGIGRISEKPVIKNGEIVAAPVLALSLSFDHRMIDGATAQNALNHLKRLLSEPELLLMEA; translated from the coding sequence ATGGCATTTGAATTCAGATTACCGGATATTGGCGAGGGTATTCACGAAGGCGAAATTGTAAAATGGTTCGTTAAAGCTGGGGATACTGTAAAAGAAGACGATATTCTTTGTGAAGTACAAAACGATAAAGCAGTTGTAGAAATTCCTTCACCAGTTGAAGGGAAAGTAGAGGAAATCTTAGTAGGGGAAGGTACAGTTGCTGTTGTTGGTGATGTATTAATCCGTTTAGATGCTCCTGGCTACGAAGATTTAAAACTTAAAGGTGACGATCATGCAGAGGCGAAAACGGAGGCACAAGTTCAGTCCACGGCTGAAGCTGGTCAGGATGTCGCGAAAGCGCCTGCTAAGGAAGAAGCACCAAAAGCTCCAGCAACAGCGGAAGTAGCTGTAAAGCAAGAAACAGTAGATAGTACAAAACGTATTATTGCAATGCCTTCTGTTCGCAAATTTGCAAGAGACAATGATGTAAATATTCATGAAGTGTCAGGTACTGGTAAAAACGGTCGCATTCTAAAGGAAGATATTGAGAATTTCTTAAACGGCGGTGGAGCAGTGCAAGCTGCAGAAGCACCAGTGGCAAATGAAGAAGCAGTTGCTCAGCAAGAAACTGCACAAGTTGCGCCAGTTGTTCTTGAAGGCGACTTCCCAGAAACACGTGAAAAAATGTCTGGTATTCGTAAGGCGATTGCCAAGGCAATGGTTCACTCGAAACAAACTGCGCCTCATGTTACACTAATGGACGAAGTTGATGTAACAGCTCTTGTAGCACATCGCAAAAAATTCAAAGATATTGCTGCTGAAAAAGGTGTAAAATTAACGTATTTACCGTACGTAGTAAAAGCGCTTATTTCAACATTGCGAGAATTCCCAGAATTTAACCGTTCTTTAGATGATGCAACACAAGAAATTATTCAAAAGCACTACTACAATATCGGTATTGCAGCAGATACAGAAAAAGGTTTATTAGTTCCAGTTATTAAACATGCAGATCGCAAATCAGTATTTGCAGTTTCGAATGAAATTAATGACTTAGCGACAAAAGCGCGAGATGGTAAACTTGCTCCGCATGAAATGAAGGGCGCTTCCATGTCTATCACGAATATCGGTTCTGCAGGTGGTCAATGGTTTACGCCAGTAATTAACCACCCTGAAGTAGCGATTTTAGGTATTGGTCGAATTTCTGAAAAACCTGTAATAAAAAATGGTGAAATTGTAGCTGCACCTGTGTTAGCATTATCATTGAGCTTTGATCATCGCATGATCGATGGAGCCACTGCACAAAATGCTTTAAATCACTTAAAGCGTTTGTTAAGTGAGCCAGAATTATTATTAATGGAGGCGTAA
- the lpdA gene encoding dihydrolipoyl dehydrogenase — protein sequence MVVGDFPIETDTLVIGSGPGGYVAAIRAAQTGQKVTIVEKNVLGGVCLNVGCIPSKALISVGHRFEHAKHSDDMGIIASDVKLDFSKAQAFKDSVVKKLTGGVEGLLKGNKVEIVQGEAYFVDAHSVRIINGESAQTYTFNNVIIATGSRPVEIPTFKFSERVLNSTGALSLQEVPSKLVVIGGGYIGTELGSAYANLGAQVTIIEGGKDILAGFEKQMTQIVKKGLKKKGVEIEVNASAKGVEETENGVVVTYEVGGEEKKVEADYVLVTVGRRPNTDEMGLEGVGIEFGERGLIKVDKQCRTNIPNIYAIGDIVAGPQLAHKASYEGKVAAEAIAGEKSIVDYLAVPAVCFTDPEMATVGYNEDQAKAEGIEYTAAKFPFAANGRALALNQTEGFVKLVARKEDGLLIGAQIVGAGASDMIAEMGLAIEGGMTAEDIALTIHAHPTLGEITMEAAEVLLGNPIHIVAKK from the coding sequence ATGGTAGTAGGAGATTTCCCAATCGAAACAGATACTCTTGTCATTGGTTCAGGTCCTGGAGGATATGTAGCAGCAATTCGTGCAGCTCAAACTGGCCAAAAAGTAACAATCGTTGAAAAAAATGTACTTGGTGGTGTGTGCTTAAACGTAGGTTGTATTCCATCAAAAGCATTAATTTCAGTGGGTCACCGCTTTGAGCATGCTAAACATTCAGATGACATGGGTATCATCGCTTCTGATGTGAAATTAGACTTTTCAAAAGCGCAAGCTTTTAAAGACAGCGTTGTTAAAAAATTAACTGGCGGTGTTGAAGGCTTACTTAAAGGTAATAAAGTTGAAATTGTACAAGGTGAAGCGTATTTCGTTGACGCTCATTCAGTGCGTATCATCAATGGTGAATCTGCTCAAACATATACATTTAACAATGTTATTATCGCAACAGGTTCTCGTCCAGTTGAAATTCCAACGTTTAAATTCTCTGAGCGTGTACTAAACTCTACTGGCGCACTTTCTTTACAAGAAGTACCTAGTAAATTAGTTGTAATCGGTGGAGGTTACATCGGAACAGAGCTAGGCTCAGCTTATGCAAACCTAGGCGCACAAGTTACAATTATCGAAGGTGGCAAAGATATTCTTGCTGGTTTCGAAAAACAAATGACACAAATCGTGAAAAAAGGCCTTAAAAAGAAAGGCGTTGAAATTGAAGTAAACGCATCTGCTAAAGGCGTTGAAGAAACAGAAAACGGCGTAGTTGTTACGTATGAAGTTGGCGGAGAAGAGAAAAAAGTCGAAGCTGATTATGTATTAGTAACTGTAGGTCGTCGTCCAAATACAGATGAAATGGGTCTTGAAGGTGTTGGCATTGAATTCGGTGAACGTGGCCTTATTAAAGTTGACAAACAATGCCGTACAAACATTCCAAACATCTATGCAATTGGTGATATCGTAGCGGGTCCACAGCTTGCACACAAAGCTTCTTATGAAGGTAAAGTGGCTGCTGAAGCAATCGCTGGCGAGAAATCAATCGTAGATTATTTAGCTGTTCCTGCTGTATGCTTCACTGATCCAGAAATGGCAACAGTTGGTTACAACGAAGATCAAGCAAAAGCTGAAGGTATTGAATATACTGCAGCGAAATTCCCATTCGCAGCAAATGGCCGTGCGCTTGCATTAAACCAAACAGAAGGTTTCGTGAAACTAGTTGCGCGTAAAGAAGATGGCTTATTAATTGGTGCTCAAATCGTAGGTGCTGGTGCATCTGATATGATCGCTGAAATGGGCTTAGCTATCGAAGGCGGTATGACTGCTGAAGATATCGCGTTAACAATTCATGCTCACCCAACATTAGGTGAAATTACAATGGAAGCTGCTGAAGTATTACTAGGCAACCCAATCCATATTGTAGCGAAAAAATAA
- a CDS encoding SDR family oxidoreductase: MELGLKGKVAIITGSSKGIGYYTAMQLVKEGAKVVISARGEKQLQVAAGCIKNETGEEVLIVPTDITKEKDCKRLIERTVEHYGRVDIVINNAGTASANPFETVSSEVWQADIDLKVFGAINCSKYAVPYMRKVGGGAIVNVTAVMAKTPPASSLPTTVSRAAGLALTKAMSKDLGKDNIRVNSVCIGLIRSDQIEKLWKKEAQDLSWDDYSRKVGQSIPLGRVGETQEAANVITFLVSDAASYVTGTAVNIDGGSGHAL, translated from the coding sequence ATGGAATTAGGCTTAAAGGGAAAAGTAGCAATTATTACTGGTTCAAGTAAAGGGATTGGTTATTATACGGCGATGCAGCTAGTAAAAGAAGGTGCAAAGGTAGTAATTAGTGCACGTGGTGAAAAACAGCTACAGGTGGCCGCTGGATGCATTAAAAATGAAACGGGCGAGGAAGTCTTAATTGTACCGACGGATATTACGAAGGAAAAAGACTGTAAGAGGCTTATAGAACGTACTGTGGAGCATTATGGACGCGTAGATATTGTTATTAATAACGCAGGCACAGCGTCAGCTAATCCGTTTGAAACGGTCAGCAGTGAAGTGTGGCAAGCTGATATCGATTTAAAAGTGTTTGGTGCTATCAATTGCTCAAAATATGCTGTGCCTTATATGCGAAAGGTAGGCGGCGGTGCGATTGTGAATGTGACGGCAGTAATGGCTAAAACGCCTCCTGCAAGTTCTCTTCCTACTACTGTTAGTCGAGCAGCTGGACTCGCTTTAACGAAGGCCATGAGCAAAGATTTAGGAAAAGATAATATTCGTGTGAATTCAGTGTGTATTGGTTTAATTCGAAGTGATCAAATTGAGAAGTTATGGAAAAAAGAAGCACAAGATCTTTCGTGGGATGACTACTCTCGTAAAGTTGGTCAATCTATTCCACTAGGTCGTGTAGGAGAAACGCAAGAAGCAGCTAATGTCATTACTTTCTTAGTGTCAGATGCAGCAAGTTATGTAACAGGGACAGCTGTTAATATTGACGGTGGTTCAGGGCACGCTTTATAG
- a CDS encoding CidA/LrgA family holin-like protein yields the protein MMNENFTMILMRVVRIIVQIGILNIFYYIGVGIVSYLHIPLPGSVIGLLLLALALNFKLMKVEYIQDGAGFLIGVLTLFFIPATVGIIDYPELMSTTGLLIILAVIASTLIAIYVTGILTQLIEKREVTKKEQAVTIEEGKGELSVD from the coding sequence ATGATGAACGAAAATTTTACTATGATATTAATGCGAGTTGTTCGTATTATTGTCCAAATTGGCATACTTAATATTTTTTATTATATCGGTGTGGGCATTGTGTCTTACTTACACATTCCGCTTCCAGGAAGTGTAATTGGCTTACTGTTATTAGCACTTGCACTTAATTTTAAACTAATGAAAGTAGAATACATCCAAGATGGTGCTGGCTTTTTAATTGGCGTTTTAACATTGTTCTTTATTCCAGCAACAGTTGGTATTATTGATTATCCAGAATTGATGTCAACAACTGGTCTGTTGATTATTTTAGCAGTTATTGCGAGTACATTAATTGCTATTTATGTAACGGGAATACTAACCCAACTAATTGAAAAAAGAGAAGTAACAAAGAAAGAACAAGCAGTAACTATTGAAGAAGGGAAGGGAGAATTATCTGTTGATTGA
- a CDS encoding LrgB family protein — MIELIVVLGTIGLFILFTKLYQRFPHPLIIPLVTTTIVSAAILLVFNIPYSTYMVGGEWLQKMLGPAVVALAYPLYNQRAIIMKYKVSILSGIILAMITGLVTIFVMLKWIGVKESWMLTALPKSLTTPVGMQVSETIGGIPPLTAVFVMIAGFVGAIIGPFVFKFGKIDSAVSRGVAVGSASHGVGLVKLREYGEQELSVGSLSMGLTAIIGAFLCPLFVYLFL; from the coding sequence TTGATTGAACTTATTGTTGTACTTGGTACGATTGGACTGTTTATATTATTTACAAAGCTGTATCAACGGTTTCCCCATCCATTAATAATTCCATTAGTGACGACAACTATTGTCAGTGCAGCTATCTTACTTGTTTTTAATATTCCATATTCAACCTATATGGTAGGAGGAGAATGGCTACAAAAAATGTTGGGGCCGGCTGTTGTTGCCCTTGCTTACCCGCTTTATAATCAGAGAGCCATTATTATGAAATATAAAGTCTCTATTTTATCCGGTATCATATTAGCGATGATAACTGGATTAGTAACCATTTTTGTTATGCTAAAATGGATCGGTGTTAAAGAAAGTTGGATGCTGACGGCGTTACCTAAATCTTTAACAACGCCTGTTGGTATGCAGGTAAGTGAAACAATTGGCGGAATTCCTCCTTTAACGGCAGTTTTTGTTATGATTGCAGGTTTTGTTGGCGCTATTATTGGACCATTCGTATTCAAATTTGGAAAGATTGATTCTGCTGTCAGTAGAGGTGTAGCAGTAGGAAGTGCCTCGCACGGTGTAGGGCTTGTAAAACTAAGAGAGTATGGTGAGCAAGAATTATCGGTTGGTTCGCTTTCTATGGGGTTAACAGCGATTATAGGAGCTTTTCTCTGTCCGCTCTTTGTCTATCTATTTTTATAA
- a CDS encoding class I SAM-dependent methyltransferase, with product MNTWDERFNTIEYVYGEQPNAFIENYVDFLEGYVNVAAYAEGEGRNAVYLASKGHVVTAFDYAKSGLEKTAQLSKKHGVTVNTQLQDLLQDELPVETFDAAVMVFGHFPAEQQHAVFQRIVNSVKPGGRIMMELYSTSQLSYATGGPQNMNFLYNPASVLTWCQPYKIIHFFTGEQIRHEGTLHTGLAHTIQLIIEKS from the coding sequence ATGAATACATGGGATGAACGATTTAACACAATTGAATACGTCTATGGCGAACAGCCAAATGCGTTTATAGAAAACTATGTAGATTTTTTAGAGGGGTATGTTAATGTTGCCGCATATGCTGAAGGAGAAGGTAGAAATGCCGTTTATTTAGCTTCTAAAGGGCATGTGGTAACGGCTTTTGATTATGCAAAAAGCGGTCTTGAAAAAACAGCACAGTTATCAAAAAAACATGGCGTTACTGTCAACACACAACTGCAAGATTTACTGCAAGATGAACTACCAGTAGAAACATTTGACGCTGCCGTGATGGTATTTGGTCATTTTCCCGCAGAACAGCAACATGCCGTTTTTCAACGCATCGTCAATTCGGTTAAACCCGGCGGTCGTATTATGATGGAATTATATTCCACGTCTCAATTGTCCTATGCAACAGGCGGTCCACAAAATATGAATTTCCTATATAATCCAGCATCTGTGCTTACGTGGTGTCAGCCCTATAAAATTATTCATTTCTTTACCGGTGAACAAATACGTCATGAAGGTACTCTACACACAGGACTTGCACATACCATTCAATTAATCATTGAAAAAAGTTAA
- a CDS encoding aminotransferase class I/II-fold pyridoxal phosphate-dependent enzyme yields MSQLETPLFDVLLKHRNRHPIQFHIPGHKKGHGMDPAFREFVGDNVLSIDLINIAPLDDLHSPKGAIKDAQALAAEAFGADHTFFSVQGTSGAIMTMILTVVGPGDKILVPRNVHKSIMSAIVFAGAIPIFIHPEVDSEYGISHGISAEAVEKALNAYPDAKAVLVINPTYYGFSADLKRIVEIVHRRNIPVVVDEAHGVHIKFHDELPYSAMEAGADMAATSVHKLGGSMTQTSILNVREGLVSAKRVQAVFSMLTTTSTSYPLLASLDTARRQLAIHGYDLIGDALRLAKDARKRINQIPHLKCAGKEKLHSSATYDMDPLKLLISVKDLGISGHQAEEWLRHNANIEVELSDLYNILCLVTLADTKKEINLLINALSRMSKAFDSEAAVTETVVNVPEIPALAMSPRDAFYADTEVVPLAEADNCICAEFIMVYPPGIPIFIPGEIITQENIRYIQMNIEAGLPVQGPEDTTLQTIRVIKERRAII; encoded by the coding sequence TTGTCACAATTAGAGACTCCATTGTTCGACGTATTACTAAAACATCGGAACAGACATCCAATTCAGTTCCATATTCCAGGCCATAAGAAAGGGCACGGTATGGATCCTGCTTTCCGAGAATTCGTCGGCGACAACGTTTTATCAATTGATTTAATCAACATTGCTCCACTAGACGATTTACATTCACCAAAAGGTGCTATCAAGGATGCGCAAGCACTGGCAGCAGAAGCCTTTGGTGCTGATCATACATTCTTTTCCGTTCAAGGTACTAGTGGCGCCATTATGACGATGATACTGACCGTCGTCGGTCCAGGTGATAAGATTCTAGTACCACGGAATGTTCATAAATCCATTATGTCAGCGATTGTTTTCGCTGGTGCAATTCCTATTTTTATTCATCCTGAAGTAGATAGTGAATATGGTATTTCTCATGGTATTTCGGCGGAAGCTGTAGAAAAGGCTTTAAATGCTTATCCGGACGCAAAAGCTGTCCTTGTTATTAATCCAACTTATTACGGCTTCTCTGCGGATTTAAAACGCATTGTCGAAATTGTCCATCGCCGTAATATTCCAGTCGTTGTCGATGAAGCACATGGCGTGCACATTAAATTCCATGACGAGCTACCATACTCAGCAATGGAAGCAGGCGCGGATATGGCTGCAACAAGCGTACATAAGCTTGGCGGTTCCATGACGCAAACTTCAATTTTAAATGTACGTGAAGGACTAGTTTCTGCTAAGCGCGTACAAGCAGTCTTTTCTATGCTGACAACAACATCCACATCCTATCCATTACTGGCATCGCTCGACACAGCTCGTCGTCAGCTTGCAATTCATGGCTATGATTTAATTGGGGATGCACTACGTTTAGCAAAAGATGCGCGTAAACGCATTAACCAAATTCCACATTTAAAATGTGCAGGTAAGGAAAAGCTTCACTCGTCCGCAACATACGATATGGATCCACTAAAACTGTTAATTAGTGTAAAAGATTTAGGTATATCCGGGCACCAAGCCGAGGAATGGCTTCGTCACAATGCCAATATTGAAGTAGAGTTATCAGACTTATACAATATTTTATGCTTAGTGACATTAGCAGATACAAAAAAGGAGATTAATCTTCTTATCAATGCTTTAAGCCGTATGTCAAAAGCTTTTGATTCAGAAGCTGCTGTTACTGAAACAGTTGTCAATGTACCTGAAATTCCAGCACTTGCAATGTCACCTCGTGATGCTTTTTATGCAGATACAGAAGTAGTCCCTCTTGCAGAAGCAGACAATTGTATTTGCGCTGAATTTATTATGGTCTACCCACCTGGAATACCTATTTTTATTCCCGGGGAAATAATTACACAAGAAAATATTCGTTATATTCAAATGAATATTGAAGCTGGTTTACCAGTTCAAGGACCCGAAGATACAACATTACAAACAATTCGTGTTATTAAAGAACGCAGAGCAATTATTTAA
- a CDS encoding nitronate monooxygenase family protein, whose protein sequence is MNWETRITELLKIKYPIIQGGLAYLAYADLAAAVSNAGGLGQITAMSLRDPDLLRAEIQKLRTLTDKPFGVNFAIGMHGTGYEDMVRVAVEEHVPVVTMTGGNPAPIFDLLAGTGIKKLVLVAARRQAQKAEELGADAVMVVGQEGGGHLGRDDVGTMVLVPQVVDSVKIPVIASGGIGDGRGWMAAHALGAEGIEMGTRFIATKECVDASQAYKDALLASSEADTTVIKRSIGAPARALRSDFTAKILEIERETPTYEALKDYISGSANKRFIYDGEKDAGIGWAGQVTGMIHDIPTVDELITRMVAEAESIRVKWGH, encoded by the coding sequence ATGAACTGGGAGACACGTATTACCGAACTATTGAAGATTAAATATCCAATTATTCAGGGGGGATTAGCTTATTTAGCATATGCTGATTTAGCAGCAGCTGTGTCAAATGCTGGCGGTTTAGGGCAAATAACGGCGATGAGTTTACGCGACCCAGACTTATTACGTGCGGAAATTCAAAAGCTAAGAACATTAACAGATAAGCCGTTTGGTGTAAACTTTGCTATTGGGATGCATGGCACAGGCTATGAAGATATGGTGCGAGTGGCTGTTGAAGAACATGTACCTGTTGTCACAATGACGGGCGGTAATCCCGCACCGATTTTTGATTTACTTGCAGGAACTGGCATTAAAAAGTTAGTGCTGGTTGCAGCCCGTAGACAGGCTCAGAAAGCTGAAGAACTAGGGGCAGATGCCGTAATGGTTGTTGGACAAGAAGGTGGTGGCCATCTTGGGCGTGATGACGTTGGGACAATGGTGCTCGTACCTCAAGTGGTGGATAGTGTGAAAATTCCTGTGATTGCGTCTGGTGGTATTGGTGATGGTCGCGGTTGGATGGCCGCACATGCACTTGGTGCAGAGGGCATTGAAATGGGCACGCGCTTTATTGCGACGAAGGAATGTGTGGATGCCTCACAAGCTTATAAAGACGCATTACTCGCGAGCTCTGAGGCAGATACAACGGTGATTAAACGATCTATTGGGGCGCCTGCACGCGCGTTACGGAGTGACTTCACAGCAAAAATTTTAGAAATAGAGCGTGAAACACCTACTTATGAGGCTTTAAAAGACTATATTAGTGGCAGTGCCAATAAACGTTTTATTTACGATGGAGAAAAGGATGCTGGCATTGGTTGGGCAGGACAAGTGACTGGCATGATCCATGATATTCCAACAGTGGACGAGCTAATTACAAGAATGGTTGCAGAAGCGGAAAGTATCCGGGTAAAATGGGGACACTAA
- a CDS encoding UPF0223 family protein — MEYSYPFSIDWSTEEIVDVVKFFEGIELAYEKGIKREVMLAKYRRFKEIVPSQAEEKTIFREFEEASGYVSYPVVKQAKEADDGTIIKVVPKQRR, encoded by the coding sequence ATGGAATATTCATATCCGTTTTCAATTGATTGGTCAACTGAAGAAATTGTCGATGTTGTAAAATTTTTCGAAGGCATCGAACTTGCGTATGAAAAGGGCATTAAACGTGAAGTGATGCTGGCAAAATATCGTCGCTTTAAAGAAATTGTGCCTTCTCAAGCAGAAGAAAAAACGATTTTTCGCGAATTTGAAGAGGCTAGTGGATATGTTAGTTATCCAGTAGTGAAGCAAGCAAAAGAAGCGGATGATGGTACGATAATTAAAGTTGTACCAAAGCAAAGACGTTAA
- a CDS encoding DUF1054 domain-containing protein produces MPTLKWTNKDFNVFQINGLEQRMDALNSCVRPKFNKLGENFSAFFSSHLGEEFYPHVAKHARRTVNPPNDSWVAFAPYKRGYKALPHFQIGLWSTHLFIVFAIIYEAPQKNLMAQRLLANKSLLQQLPNDFIVSGDHMSPEAISMEDAKEDKLDELLIRLRDVKKGEFLVGRHIPREEAIKLSVSQFQQLVEETFTTLLPIYKIIQEK; encoded by the coding sequence ATGCCTACACTAAAATGGACTAATAAAGATTTTAATGTGTTTCAAATAAATGGTTTAGAACAAAGAATGGATGCCTTAAATTCCTGTGTAAGACCAAAGTTCAATAAACTAGGAGAGAACTTCTCTGCTTTCTTTTCCAGTCATCTTGGAGAAGAATTTTACCCCCATGTTGCCAAACACGCCCGCAGAACGGTAAATCCACCAAATGATAGTTGGGTTGCCTTTGCTCCTTATAAAAGAGGCTATAAAGCATTGCCTCACTTTCAGATTGGTCTTTGGAGCACACATTTATTCATCGTCTTTGCTATTATTTATGAAGCACCGCAAAAAAATTTAATGGCACAACGTTTACTAGCCAACAAATCCTTGCTACAACAGCTTCCGAATGATTTTATTGTTTCTGGGGATCATATGTCACCAGAGGCAATTTCCATGGAAGACGCGAAGGAAGATAAACTAGATGAATTGCTTATCCGTTTACGTGATGTTAAAAAAGGGGAATTTTTAGTTGGCCGTCATATTCCACGAGAAGAAGCGATAAAATTGTCTGTTAGTCAATTCCAACAATTAGTAGAGGAAACATTCACGACATTACTTCCGATTTATAAAATTATTCAAGAAAAATAA
- a CDS encoding inositol monophosphatase family protein yields the protein MDLKQIDQFAKSIIVEAGNRIRNAFSYNLVIETKSNANDLVTNIDRETELFFIEKIKSFDPTHHIIGEEGMGEKVESLDGVVWIIDPIDGTMNFVKQHRHFMISIGIFIDGVGKLGYIYDVMREDLFHAIAGQGAWYNASPLRKLQPVTIEESVIGINAHWVAPNRHIHHEKVIELVRKVRGTRSYGSAAMEIAFVVSGKLDAYVSMRLSPWDIAGGTIIANEVGAIATNLHGRTVDLLHQDTFIIANPSIHHELLEKYIVPYDV from the coding sequence ATGGATTTAAAGCAGATCGATCAATTTGCTAAAAGTATTATTGTTGAAGCGGGGAACCGTATTCGTAATGCATTTTCGTATAATTTAGTGATCGAGACAAAATCGAATGCGAATGACCTTGTTACAAATATAGACCGTGAAACAGAATTGTTTTTTATAGAAAAAATTAAATCTTTTGATCCTACCCACCATATTATAGGCGAAGAGGGTATGGGGGAAAAGGTTGAGTCATTAGATGGCGTTGTATGGATTATCGACCCGATTGATGGAACGATGAATTTTGTAAAGCAACATCGCCACTTTATGATTTCAATTGGAATATTTATTGATGGAGTAGGAAAACTTGGTTACATATATGATGTAATGCGCGAAGATTTATTTCATGCAATTGCTGGACAGGGTGCTTGGTATAATGCGTCACCGTTACGCAAGTTACAACCTGTGACCATTGAAGAGTCCGTTATTGGCATTAATGCACATTGGGTTGCACCAAATCGTCATATACATCATGAAAAAGTAATTGAACTAGTTCGTAAAGTTCGAGGTACGCGTTCTTATGGCTCTGCAGCAATGGAAATCGCCTTTGTTGTTAGTGGAAAATTAGACGCTTATGTATCGATGCGGCTATCTCCATGGGACATTGCCGGCGGAACAATTATTGCAAATGAAGTTGGGGCTATTGCAACCAATTTACATGGACGAACTGTAGATTTACTACATCAAGATACTTTTATTATTGCAAATCCTTCTATTCATCATGAATTATTAGAAAAATATATTGTGCCTTATGATGTATAA